TCGGCTCTCGCGGCGGGGTGGCCATCCGGCACCACTTTCCTGTGGATGGGGAATACGGCATCAAGCTACGCCTGCAGCGCACCCCAGACCGCGGCTATGTGCGCGGCATCTCCGAGCCGCACTTCATTGACGTGCGTCTGGATGGCGAGCGGCTGAAGCTGTTCAGCTTCGGTGGAGAACACAAGGGCAAAGCCGAGGGCTCCGCCGCGGCCGACTCCTCGCCGCCGGACCCAGTCGAGTCGGAGTATCAGCGCACCGCCGATGCCGGACTTGATCTGCGCGTTCAGGCGCGCGCCGGCACGCGGTTGGTGCAGGTGGCTTTTCTCAAGGAGGGTGGCGCGCGTGAGGGCGTCTTCCAGACGCGCGCGCGCACCAACCTGCTCACCTTGGCCACGGGCGAAGGTGACGAGACGAATGCCTCAGTGACCGCTGGCCTCGGCAGCGTTACCATCTCGGGGCCGTTCCAGGTTACCGGCCCCGGCGACACGCCGAGCCGCGGGCGAATCTTCATGTGTCAGCCATCAACCGGCGCAGCTCCGGCGGAGGAAGAAGATTGCGCCCGCCGAATTCTTGGCAAGCTGGCTCATCGCGCCTTCCGCGGAAATACGGCTCCCGCTTCGCTGGATTCGCTTGTGGAACTGTTCCGCCAGGGCCGCCAGGGCGGGTTGCCCGGCGCGTTCGACCGCGGCATCGAGTTGGCCGTGCAGGGCATGTTGGTGATGCCGCAGTTCCTGTTCCGCGTGCAAAAGGACCCTGAGGGTCTGGGCCCGAATCAGCCTTACCGCATCAGCGATCTGGATCTGGCTTCGCGCCTCTCATTTTTCTTGTGGAGCAGCATACCGGACGAAGCATTGCTCGAGGTGGCGGAGAGCGGCAAGCTACACAATCCTGAACAGCTCCGCGCACAGGTGCGGCGCATGATTGCGGACCCGCGCTCCCGGGCGCTGGTCGAAAACTTTGCTGGTCAATGGCTCTACCTGCGCAACGTGAAGACGGCTCGCCCCAACCAGGACATCTTTAGCGATTTCGACGAGAACCTTCGCGCTGCTTTCGAGCAGGAGACCAACCTCTTTCTCGATTACATGATCCGCGAGGACCGTCCCGCCCTCGACCTGCTGCGCTCCGACTTCACTTTCGTCAACGAGCGACTGGCGCGCCATTACGGCATCACCGGCGTCCACGGCGGTCGCTTCCGCAAGGTTCCACTGGCCGACCTCAACCGCCGCGGGCTGCTGGGCCAGGGCAGCATCCTCACCGTTACGGCGCTGGCCAACCGCACTTCGCCGGTGATGCGCGGCAAGTGGGTGCTGGAGAATTTCCTGGGCACGCCGCCGCCCGACGCGCCGCCCTCGGTCCCCGCGTTGAAGGACAAGAATAAGGATGGCAAGGTGCTCACTATGCGCCAGCAGATGGAGCAGCATCGCGCCAACCCTGCTTGCGCCAGCTGCCATCGCGTGATGGATCCGCTTGGTTTCGCGCTCGAAAATTTCGATGCCGTGGGCAAGTGGCGTACCTCCGACTCCGGCGGTCCCATTGATCCCACCGGCACGCTGCCGGACGGCACGGGCTTCCAGGGTCCGGCCGAGTTGCAGCAGATTCTGCTCAAGAATCCCGAACAGTTCGTTCAGACCGTAACCCGAAAATTGCTCGCCTATTCGCTCGGCCGTGAGCTGGATTACTATGACGGCCCGGCGGTGCGCCGCATTCTGAAGGATGCCCAGGCGGCCGACTACCGCTGGTCGGCGCTGATCATGGGCATCGTCGAAAGTATGCCGTTTCAAATGAGGAGGTCGCGCGCGTCATGATGATATTCAAGAAGATTCTGCCCCGAAGAACGTTCTTGCGGGGGCTGGGCGCCGGAGTGGCCCTGCCCCTGTTGGACAGCATGGTGCCGGCCTTTGCCAGCTCGCCCGAGGCGCTGGACGCCGCCGGTAAATCGCCCGTGCGGATGTCATTTGTCTACGTGCCGAACGGCATGATTATGGACAAATGGAATCCGGCCACGCGCGGCGCGAAGTATCAGGCCAGCCCGATTCTGTCGCCGCTCGACGGCTTCCGCGATCAGTATCTGGTGCTCAGCGGATTGAACGGCGGGCCTTCGCTGATTGGCGGCCACCCGCGCGCCAGCGCCATGTGGCTCACCGGCGTGGACCCGAAGAAGTCGGCCTATGACCTGCAAGCCGGCGTCTCGGCCGATCAGCTTGCCGCGCGCGAGCTGGGCAAGGCGACGCCGATTGAGTCGCTCGAGCTGGGCGTCGAAAATCCTGCCGAGTTGGTGGGCGAGGCTTCCGGTTACAGCGCGGCCTACACCAACACCATCTCCTGGCGCACGCCCAGCCAGCCGCTACCCATGGAGCACAAGCCCCGCGTGGTCTTCGAGCGCCTGTTCGGCGATGGCGCCGGTGCCGACCCGGCCACGCGCCGCGCCCGCATCAGCGAACAGAAAAGCATCCTTGATCTCATCTCGCGCGAGGTCTCGCGGCTCAACTCCGACCTGGGCCCCTCCGACCGCAGCAAGCTGAACGAGTATCTCGATTCGGTGCGCGACGTGGAGCGGCGCATTGATCTGGCCCGCGAGCGGCCCGACCGCGGCGCGCCCGCCATGCAGCGGCCCACCGGTATCCCGGCGAAGTATGAGGACCACGTGAAGCTGATGTTCGACCTGCAGGTGCTGGCTTTCCAGTCCGGCATGACCCACATCTCCACCTTCATGATGGCGCGCGAGAAGAGCGACCTGGTCTATTCGCAGCTCGGCCAGTCCGAACCGCACCATGCCATTTCGCACAACCGCGGCGATGTGCAGAAGATCAATCTGAAGGAACAGATTGATACCTATCACGCCAAGCTGTTCGCCTACTATCTGGGCCGGCTGCGCGCCACGCCGGATGGCGACGGCACGCTGCTCGATCACTCGCTGGTGCTGTACGGCTCGGGCCTGAGCGATGGCGACCTGCACACGCAGCGCGACCTGCCGCTGCTGCTGGCCGGCGGCGCCTATGGCAAGCTGCGCGGCGGCCGCTACGTGCGCTATCCCGATGGCATGCCCCTCACCAACCTGCTGGTCTCCATGCTGGAGATCGCCGGCGTCCCCGGCGAGAAACTCGGCGATAGCAGCGGCCGGGTGGACCTCACGGTCGCAGAGTAGGCGACTGCGGGAACGATTTGCAGATGGAAGGACGGACTCCGATGCTGAATACGCGATCTGTTTTCTCTCGGTGGCTGCGCTTAACCGACGTGATGCTGGCCGTGGTGCTGTCCGTGATGCTGCTGGGCTTCGCACCTGCGGCGCTGCGCG
This is a stretch of genomic DNA from Acidobacteriota bacterium. It encodes these proteins:
- a CDS encoding DUF1592 domain-containing protein, whose translation is MRQIWQFTASVFLSFPLAITAAGQQSSIQSTPASASQLQGMVKQYCLGCHNDRLMTAGLSLESAPVEQLASSPAIWEKVVLKLRAGQMPPMGLPRPDAQSSRTAINYLESELDRAAAAAPNPGRTAAAHRLNRAEYTNAIRDLLELEIDAEAFLPADDSSGFDNNGDLLSISPVLMEKYINSARRISQLAVGNTDVSADTQTYDMPLLLIQDDRMSEQLPFGSRGGVAIRHHFPVDGEYGIKLRLQRTPDRGYVRGISEPHFIDVRLDGERLKLFSFGGEHKGKAEGSAAADSSPPDPVESEYQRTADAGLDLRVQARAGTRLVQVAFLKEGGAREGVFQTRARTNLLTLATGEGDETNASVTAGLGSVTISGPFQVTGPGDTPSRGRIFMCQPSTGAAPAEEEDCARRILGKLAHRAFRGNTAPASLDSLVELFRQGRQGGLPGAFDRGIELAVQGMLVMPQFLFRVQKDPEGLGPNQPYRISDLDLASRLSFFLWSSIPDEALLEVAESGKLHNPEQLRAQVRRMIADPRSRALVENFAGQWLYLRNVKTARPNQDIFSDFDENLRAAFEQETNLFLDYMIREDRPALDLLRSDFTFVNERLARHYGITGVHGGRFRKVPLADLNRRGLLGQGSILTVTALANRTSPVMRGKWVLENFLGTPPPDAPPSVPALKDKNKDGKVLTMRQQMEQHRANPACASCHRVMDPLGFALENFDAVGKWRTSDSGGPIDPTGTLPDGTGFQGPAELQQILLKNPEQFVQTVTRKLLAYSLGRELDYYDGPAVRRILKDAQAADYRWSALIMGIVESMPFQMRRSRAS
- a CDS encoding DUF1552 domain-containing protein, translating into MMIFKKILPRRTFLRGLGAGVALPLLDSMVPAFASSPEALDAAGKSPVRMSFVYVPNGMIMDKWNPATRGAKYQASPILSPLDGFRDQYLVLSGLNGGPSLIGGHPRASAMWLTGVDPKKSAYDLQAGVSADQLAARELGKATPIESLELGVENPAELVGEASGYSAAYTNTISWRTPSQPLPMEHKPRVVFERLFGDGAGADPATRRARISEQKSILDLISREVSRLNSDLGPSDRSKLNEYLDSVRDVERRIDLARERPDRGAPAMQRPTGIPAKYEDHVKLMFDLQVLAFQSGMTHISTFMMAREKSDLVYSQLGQSEPHHAISHNRGDVQKINLKEQIDTYHAKLFAYYLGRLRATPDGDGTLLDHSLVLYGSGLSDGDLHTQRDLPLLLAGGAYGKLRGGRYVRYPDGMPLTNLLVSMLEIAGVPGEKLGDSSGRVDLTVAE